The Synechocystis sp. PCC 6714 genome includes the window TTTGACGGTGCCAGTGGATAGTTTCGAGTCCTATCGTCATTGGTTGAGTGAAACCTGCCACAGTTGGGGAATAGAAGAAATTCGCCTTTTGGATGAACCGACGGCGGCGGCTTTAGGTTACGGGGTGGAGGATGCCAGCCAAATTTTGGTGTTAGATTTTGGTGGGGGAACGGTGGACTTTTCCTGGGTGCAATTGGGGGACGGAGGAGAAAAGAGCCGTTCGGGATTTCTGCTCAAATGGAGCGGCATTATTACGGGATCTCAGGCAGGGGAAAAATCAGCCTTGGCCAAAGTGGTGGCCAAAGCGGGGGCCAATTTGGGGGGCAGTGACATTGATTATTGGATCAGTGAATATTTTACCGAGGCCCAGGGTTTACAGGTTTCCCCCTGGATTAAACGTTTGGCTGAGCGGTTGAAAATTGCCCTAGGGGAAACGGAAGAAGCTACAGAGGTTTACTTTGATGATCAGGCCTTCGAATCCTATGAGTTTCAGCTACGGCGATCGGATCTAACAGAAATTTTGCAGCAACGACAATTTTTTGCGCGGTTAACAGCATTGTGGGAGCAGGTTCAGCGAACGGCCCAGCGCCGGGGTTTAACTCCCAATCATCTTGATGCAGTGCTAGTGGTGGGGGGCACCAGTCGTTTACCCATGGTGCAGGATTGGATTAACGCCCAATTCCCCGCCAGTAAAATTCGCAATCAACACCCCTTTGGGGCGATCGCCTTGGGGGCATTGCAGATCTATCAGGGGCGACAAGTACAGGATTATCTTTATCACAGCTATGGGGTACGGTACTGGAATCGACGCAAAAATAGCCACAATTGGCATCCCATCATTAAAAGTGGCCAGGGTTACCCCATGGCCGAACCCATTGAACTAACCCTAGGAGCGTCCCTGAATAATCAGCCCAGCATTGAACTGATTGTGGGGGAACTAGGTTCCAGCATTGGGGCCACGGAGGTTTACTTTGACGGCAATCAATTAATTACCAGGGTTTTAGAAAATCAAGAATTCACTGTCCAACCCCTCAACGACCGCAATGGAGCTCGGCAAATTGCCCAACTTTCTCCCCCTGGGGTGCCCGGTGGCGATCGCGTTAAGGTCAAATTTTGGGTGGACGACCAGCGCTATCTACGCCTAACCGTAGAGGATTTGTTACAGCAAAAATTATTGCTGGAAAATCAGGCGGTAGCCCAGTTACGTTAACCGTGGGTCAATTTCTCATCCAAAAATAATATTTGCCTGGAAGTATTCATCGACCTCGATCGCCGGAGGGCCGTGGGGCACTGTCCCCCCCATACTTTGCCAAGGGAAAAATCCATTCCAAGCGATGGCCAAGGTCAGGGTAAAATGTTCTACCCGGAGTCGAGGCCAATTTTTATGATCACCACCGATATCGTCATTATTGGGGCGGGGCACAATGGCTTAGTCTGTGCCGCCTATTTGCTCCAACGGGGCTTGGGGGTGACGTTATTGGAAAAGCGGGATGTACCCGGGGGGGCGGCCACCACGGAAGCATTAATGCCCGAGCTATCGCCGGAGTTTCGGTTTAATCGCTGTGCCATTGACCACGAATTTATTTTTCTGGGGCCAGTGTTGCAGGAGCTAAATTTAGCCCAGTACGGTTTGGAATATCTATTCTGTGACCCCAGTGTTTTTTGTCCGGGGCTAGATGGCCAAGCCTTTATGGCCCACCGTTCCCTCAGCAAAACCTGTGCCCACATTGCGGAGTATAGCCCCAGAGATGCCGAAAAATATCAGCAATTCGTTAATTATTGGACTGATTTGCTCAAAGCTGTCCAGCCTGCTTTTAATGCCCCTCCCCAGGCATTACTGGACCTAGCCCTAAACTATGGTTGGGACAATTTAAAATCCGTGCTGGCGATCGCCGGGTCGAAAACCAAAGCTTTGGATTTTATCCGTACCATGATCGGCTCCCCGGAAGATGTGCTCCATGAATGGTTCGACAGTGAAAGGGTGAAGGCTCCCTTGGCCAGATTATGTTCGGAAATTGGCGCCCCTCCATCCCAAAAGGGCAGTAGCTCCGGCATGATGATGGTGGCCATGCGGCATTTGGAGGGCATTGCCAGACCTAAAGGGGGAACAGGAGCTTTGACCAATGCGTTGGTAAAGTTAGTGCAGGCAAAGGGGGGAAAAATTCTCACCGACCAAATAGTCAAACGGGTATTGGTGGAAAATAACCAGGCGATCGGGGTGGAGGTAGCTAGCGGAGAACAGTACCGGGCGAAAAAAGGAGTAATTTCTAACATCGATGCCCGGCGTTTATTTTTGCAATTGGTGGAACCAGGGGCCCTAGCCAAGGTGGACCAAAACCTAGGGGAACGGCTGAAACGACGCACTGTGAACAATAACGAAGCTATTTTAAAAATCGATTGCGCCCTCTCCGGTTTGCCCCACTTCACCGCCATGGCCGGGCCCGAGGATCTAACAGGAACCATTTTGATTGCGGACTCGGTACGCCATGTGGAAGAAGCCCATGCCCTTATTGCTCTGGGACAAATTCCCGATGCCAATCCGTCTTTATATTTGGATATTCCCACTGTGTTGGATCCCACCATGGCTCCCCCAGGTAAACACACCCTATGGATCGAATTTTTTGCCCCCTACCGCATTGCCGGATTGGAAGGGAAAGGGTTGATGGGCACTGGTTGGACTGATGAATTAAAGGAAAAAGTGGCGGATCGGGTGATTGATAAATTAACGGACTATGCCCCTAATTTGAAATCCTTAATTATTGGTCGCCGAGTGGAAAGTCCCGCCGAACTGGCCCAACGGCTGGGGAGCTATAACGGCAATGTCTATCATCTGGATATGACCCTGGATCAGATGATGTTCCTTAGACCTCTACCGGAAATTGCCAATTACCAAACCCCCATCAAAAATCTTTACCTAACGGGGGCGGGCACCCATCCCGGTGGCTCCATCTCCGGCATGCCGGGGAGAAATTGCGCTCGGGTCTTTTTAAAACAACAACGACGTTTTTGGTAAATGGGTTTCCCTCACTCCGCAGCTGTCTTTACCAACGTTGACGGACAACTACTAGCTTTGGGCTTTTGTAAACAGACTCAGGGACGATAGAGCCAGAGGGGTTGACCGCTAGTGGAAAGCTCAAATTCGCACCATTTTAAGGTTTCCGTCAAACCAAGATTATTAGCCAGGGTTTGCAGTTGACTGTCGCCGCCGGTGATTCGTCTAACGAACGGTTTAGGATCCTCAATGGTGTCCAATTCGGCTTTTTCTGCATCCAAACCTGCCAGGGTGGCCGCCCATTGCCGAGCTTCTTCTTCTGTCCCTAGGCGATCGACCAGACCCAAAGCCAGAGCCTGTTGTCCGGTAAAGATCCGCCCGTCGGCAAATTCTTTAACTTTTTCCACCGGTAAATTACGCCCCGCCGCCACGGTGGAAACGAATTGTCCGTAACTATCGTCGATCAGTTCTTGCAAAATGGTTTGTTCTTCCGGCAATAGTTCCCGGTCAAAGGACAAAATATCTTTGTAGGGCCCGGATTTAATCACTTTAAAAGAAACCCCCACCTTCTCCAGTAATCTTTCCAGATTATTACCCCGTAAAATTACTCCAATACTGCCGGTGATAGTGCCAGCGTTGGCCATGATGTGGGGACAGCCCATGGCAATGTACACACCTCCCGAAGCAGAAATGTTACCAAAACTAGCGACAATTTTGATTTTTTCACTCAATTGCTTCAGTTTAGTATAAATTTCCTGGGAATCCACCACTGTTCCCCCAGGGGAGTCGATGCGAAGCAGTAGAGCTGGATATTTTTTCTCTTCCACCGTTTTCAGGGCCTTCAACACTGCTTTGCGGGTTCCGCCGGCGATCGCCCCGGTCACTTCAATGCGGGCAATCTTTTTACGGGTGCTGGTTTTGAAGGGCCAAATCATAGAATTTAGAAGGGGGAAGTGAAAATAATCCGAATCCCCAATATAAACCCCATTGCTCCCGAGCCCAGGTAGGAAGACCCGAACAGAATAAAAAGCTTAAATTCAGGGAGATTTCAGATCACAACATTAGTCCCGAGGGAAAGATTAGAGGGAAGAACGCCTACGAGTGTGGTCAGGGTGATGTAGTTGGATCCATTGGTCAGACCATCAGCATCAATTCGAACCTGAGCACTAAATCCTAATCGGTTGAAGCGGAGATAACCATCAACAATGGGGTTTGTGCCGTTGTAACCAAGACCCGTAAATAACTCAGTTAAAACCAACTGGTCTCGACTGCGATTGAAATCAAGGATTACATCTCCTGCCTCATCTAAGGCACTATAGACAAATTTGTCATCGCCAAATCCACCACTCAACTTATCTATTCCCAATCCTCCTATCAGCACATCGTTACCATAACCTTCGAGAAGAATATCACCGTTTTCTCCGCCATGGAGGATATCATCACCAATGCCTCCATCCAGGTAGTCATAACCCAGACCCCCATACAGTGTGTCATTGCCACCATTGCTGAAGAGGATATCATTACCGCCAAAACCTCGAATTAGGTCATTGTTTCGAGTTCCAAAAAGAAAGTTAGCGAAGTTATTGCCATCAATTTCGTTGATATTTGTGAGAGTGAAAGAGAAGTTAACTGAATCTTCAAAAATGGAACCCAGTGCTGGATCATCCACTTCCACAGTGACATCAAAACTACTTTGGGTTTCAAAGTCCAGATTTGTGCCTGCTTTAATAAATAGTCCAGTGCCGATAATTTCAAACAGTGTGGCATCATTTCCTGACAGGCTGAGGTTGTTGGTGCCTAAAGCATTATCGATGATGATAATATCTACTACTTTCACCAGATTAGTGGTGTCAGTGTTTTCCTCCAAGGTATTGACTTGGTAATCAAGGGCAATGGTACCTTGTTCACATTGGTCACTGTGGCCGTGACAGCCTGGATGCCGGTTAAATTGCCATCGCTGGCGATCGCCCTGGACAAAAAGTAGTCTGTTAACTGTTTCTGTGGAGGCAATCGGTCAAGACTAAGGTTCATCACTACAATAGTATGATCTAGAGCCCAGAACCTAGAGCGAGGTCGTAACTCATCGCAGAAGCGCACCTAAGCCTTAAACAAAAACGCTAGCTGGAGAAATATTTCCTAATGCCGGCATAATTCCGGTATAACCAATGAGATTGATTACTAAGTCGTTTGTCGCATCAAACCCACTGACATCATTATTAATAATGAGGTAAGTTCCGATAATGTTTTGCGTTGTTACCTGCACTAAGACGGCACTATTAGTTGCGAGGGGCTGAGCTCCAAGGGCGGCTCCATTGGCATCGAGGAAAACGCTGTTTACTACATCGGCTATTGTAGTCGCAATACTATTGGTAGCCCGGCTGAAATTAGTAGGAACTCCTGATAAGGAATTGATGTTGATTTTATCGATGCCAAAAGTAAAGTCGGTAATGAAATCTAGTTCATTAAGGGACGATTCTCCAAACCGGAAGCAAAAAACATCTACTCCTAGTCCCCCAATTAGGACGTCACCATCTAGTCCTCCGTTGAGGATATCATTACCTAGTCCACCGTAGAGCCAATCATTTCCTTCATTTCCGTTCAGTAAATCATTTCCTGAGTCTCCCAAAAGTTTGTCATCATCTAGTCCTCCGTTGAGGATATCATTACCTAGTCCGCCATAAAGCCAATCATTTCCTTCATCTCCATTCAGTAGATCATTTCCAAAATTTCCAAAGAGTTTGTCACTACCTAACCCTCCATAAAAAGTATCTTTGCCTAGTCCGCCATACAACCAATCATTGCCTGCTAAAGCATAAATTGGATTAGCTGCCCCACTTCCGAAATAAATATCATTACCATTGGTTAATTCAAATAGGTTGATGATACCTAGAGTGACTGTTTTTTCCGACGCATTATTGGCGGCATCGGTGGCAATGACGGTGAAGCTATAGCTTGATTTAGCTTCAAAATTTGGATTGCTTGTAAGTGTTACTTGTCCTGATGTGCCATCAATGGTGAAGGAAGAAAAGTCTCCGATATTTTTCAGGCTATAGGTGGTTGAACCTGTGGCAATATCCCCTGTGTCGGTGGACGTGACTGTGTAGACTATTTGATTCGCACCACTGTTTTCGTTAATCGCTGTTGCTGTATTACTAGAGGTAATCGTCGGGGCTACTTCATCTAGGTTGTTGATACCTAGAGTGACTATTTTTTCCGACGCATTATTGGCGGCATCGGTGGCAATAACGGTGAAGCTATAGCTTGATTTAGCTTCAAAATTTGGATTGCTTGTAAGTGTTACTTGTCCTGATGTGCCATCAATGGTGAAGGAAGAAAAGTCTCCGACATTTTTCAGGCTATAGGTGGTTGAACCTGTGGCAATATCCCCTGTGTCGGTGGAAGTAACTGTGTAGACTACTTGATTGACTCCACTGTTTTCATTAATCGCTGTTGCTGTATTACTAGAGGTAATCGTCGGGGCTACTTCATCTAGGTTGATAATGGTTAATATGAAATTAGTTGTCACATCAGGATTATTCCCGACCGTAGGATCGTTTACATTTACTGTCACGTCGTAACTAAACTTACTTTCAAAATCCAATACCGTATTGGCTTTAAGGAAAAGAGTCAATCCATCTACTTCAAACGAGTCAGCATCGTTGCCAGTGAGGGAAATGGTTTCCGTTCCCAGGGCATCGTCAGTGATAACAATATCCGCTACCTTGATACGATTTAGCGTACTAGTATTTTCAGGAAGACTGGTGGTAGTATTTTGCAGATTAACCCCTGTGGGGGCTTCGTTGACATCGGTAACGCTGATGACGACATTTTGGCTGCCGGTTAAATCGGCATCACTAGCAATCACTGTAAGGTTGTAGATATTATCTCCGCCTACATCATTCGGAGTCTCAAAGTCAGGAGCAGCTTTAAAGCTAATTTCTCCATTTGCGGAAATATCAAATAGGTGTTTATCTGCCCCATCAAGACGATAGATAAGGGTTGGATTGCGGAGAGGATCTCCCACCGCCGCAACAGTGTAAACATTGCCATTGGTATTTTCTGCAAAGGGCACTTGACCAAGTTTTTCAATCTTGAAATTATCAAAGCCGGCAATACCAGAAGTGCCGAGATTGATGTAGTTATCGCTGTAGCCACCATTGCCCTTGGTATAGGTATAGATTAAGTTACTCCCAGCAAAAACCTGGACTGTTGTTTGCCCAACGCCATCAAAGGGATTGCCATCGGTGGGATCAGTTAGCTCCAGACTGAAGGGTTTAAGTATGCCATCATTTCCTGTACCTCCCCAGCCGCTATTTGCACCACTGATAAGACTGCCACTATCAAAGGCTTGAATAAGTCCGTTACCGCGGAATAGAATGCCAAAGTGGGGAACGTTATTGTTAATGAAAGCGCTTTTATTTGCTTCCGAAAGGCCAAGATTTATACCTCCCCACCAGGAACCATCTGTATTTGTCGCATTCGGGGCTAGGTCAAAGCTGATTTTTAAGCCGCCTTGGGCATTAACCCCATTGAAGTTGCGGTCAAGGGCGGCCCTTCCATTATTGCCAAAAAGTAAATAATTACCCTGGTCGATATTAGCTGTCGGATTACCTACTTGGGCGTTATCTGTTGGTAGCCAACGAGTTGTTGCAAAGAGTCCGCCCTGTCGTCCCAAAAGATTGTAGTCAAGGTTAAAGGTATTGGGGTTATAGAAAGCGGTGAAGTTATCGGTTAGGAGAGCAAAAGTTGGTGTTTGAATAACAGCAACATTCGAAAATTCGGAGGTATTGCCCGATGAAATATTTGTGGCGGTGGCAGTGATATTAGTCGCAGAATTAGGGTTAAAACTAAAGCTGGCATTGCCGTTGCTATCTGTTGTGAAAGAGATAGAATTCAGAAAAGTTTGCCCTTCACCGTAGCCACTGGGGTCAACATTAGTATTACTAAAAAACTCGATGCGGAAATTGGTATTCGCAGTGCTGTTCAATTGCCCCTGAACAATTCCATTAGGAGCTAGACTCAGACGTGGTGCATTTTGCAATCCATTTGGCCCTGGGTCACCGTCTCCTAGCTCATTGGCCGTGATACCATCAGCCCCCAAGTCAATGCCTAGGGCTGTGTTGCCAAAAAGAGAATTGCCTTGGATTTTATTGCCTGTGGTTGTATCACTAGCGATAGAAATACCAACGCTATTGCTAGAAATAACATTGCCTTCAGCCAGATCATTGACGTTATTACCATCCGTACCAATTAAGTTATTCGCAGTGCCACTTTCTAATCGAATACCGGCGTTGCTATTGCCTATTGCCCCTGTGCCGCTGGCATTCGTGCCAATGTAGTTACCTTGAATTATATTGCCCGTAGCAGTTGCTGAGGCAATTAAAATACCGTAACCATTATTACCGGAGATAATATTACGATCACCTGCTGTATTTCCACCGATGGTATTGTTGGCTGAGTTGTTGATTTCAATGCCAGTCGCACCATTACCCAGGTCTGCTGTCCCATTTAAATCAGTGCCGATGTAGTTGCCACTAATGCGATGGTTACCAGCATTATTAATGTTCCAAATACCGTAACCATTATTACCAGAAATAATATTGCGTTCTACACGGGTATTTTCGGCTCCATTGGCGATATAAATCCCATGCTGATTGGCAATGGCAGAAGTTCCGGCCGCATTGGTCCCAATTAAATTACCAGCGATAACATTCCCTGTCGTTCCCGTTCCTTCTGTAATTACCCCAATATCGGCATTGCCAGAAATTAGGTTACCTTCCGTAGCGTCGTTTGCTCCATCACCATCGGTACCAACAATATTATTTTTGCTTCCCCCTTGAATTTGTATGCCGTGGAAGCCATTACCGATGGCTGCGGTTCCCGCTAGATTTGTACCAATGTAATTGCCTTGGACTTTATTCCCAATAGCATTGACTCCATTAATCAAAACGCCTTGTTGGCCATTGCCTGAGAGCAGATTACGACTTGCGGTAGTGGCCCCTCCAATAACATTATTCGAGCCGCCGTTGATATAAATACCCCGCAAGTTAGCCTGGGCGCTGGTGCCATCGGCGCTAGTCCCAATGAAGTTATCGGCAATGGTGTTGTTATTGCTTTGAACAAGAATGGCATTACCACTACTAAAACGATTAATGATTAAGCCTTTGATAACACTCCCGTCAGAGCCTGCCCCCAGGGTCAAACCATTGGTACCGCTTCCGCCAGAAGTTCCATTTAGCTCTATTAAAAGCGTTCCTGCAAAACCTGTCTGACTGGTGCCATCAATGGTGACCTGCTGACTAATGGCTGGTAGAGCGGAGAGTAAGTTAATGGTTTGAACACCGCTACCCTGAATCGCAAAGGTAATCGTATTGGCCCCACCAATAGCATTGGCATTCAGAATGGCCTGGCGCAGACTTCCTTCGCCACTATCGTTGGTATTGGTAACGACAAAGTCATTTTGATTGATGGTTACCGTGTCGCTGATATTAGTTCCTAGAGTGTAATCAACACTATCACTTAGGGTTAGAATGATGGTCTCATTTGCCTCGACTTGAATATCATCAATGGGGCTAACCGTAATGTCGATAAAGGCTTGATCAGAAGGAATTGTAACCGTTCCAGAAAGGCTAGTGTAATCACTGCCATTAGTTGCTGTACCTGCAATGATATAACTGACAGTTAAAGGGGCTATTGGTGCACCAGTGCGACTAATCCGAAACGTCCCTGGATCGCCACCGGCTTCATTAGCCGTTGCATTAATGGCACTAATCGTGACCACTGGAACAATTGCAGGACTCGAAAATTCCGAGGTATTTCCCTGGGGGTCTGTTGCAGTAGCTGTTACATTGAGCGATCCCCCTGGGGGCGTGAAGGTAAAATTAGCATTTCCATCGGCTCCTGTAACGACATTTTGAAAACCTAGATAAGTCTGACCTTCACCATTGCCACTAGGGTCTGCATTGGTATTACTAAAAAATTCAATGCGAAAAGTAGTGTCAGGATTACTATTTAAACGTCCGTTGAAGATACCATTATTATTACGGATTAGTAAGGGATAATTTTGCAGATTATTAACACCAGTATCTGAATCCAATAAATCATTTGGTGTTACGCCTGCTTCACTACCACCTTGACCAGTGGCAAGATCGAGCCCTAAACCAGTATTGTTGAAAATACTATTACCAGAGATGTTATTCCCTGCATTATTTAGACTTGCATTCGCATCAAATGCATCCACCACGGACACACCATTACCGGAATTATAGGCAATGATGTTACCTTCACCAGCACCCGTCCCACCAATGGTATTGTTTGCCCCAGTAATACGAATTCCACCACCACTACCATTACCTAAAGGCTGAGTGCCTGTGACATCCGTACCGATATAATTTCCTTTAATAACATTATTTTGAGCGTTCGTTGCTGAGCCGTCAAAAATTGCAATCCCACTGAAATTATTGCCAGAGATGATATTACGAGCTGTGGCTGTTGATCCACCAACGGTATGGTTAGAAGAACCAATATAAATACCATGAATTCCGTTCCCTATAGCTGATGTACCACTGACATTAGTGCCAATATAGTTGCCTCTCACAAGAACATTACTAGCAAATGAAATAACACCCACATTTCCATTGCCAGAAATTATATTTCTCTCATTAGCATCATTCGTACCATCTTCATCGCTACCAATAATATTGTTATTACCTGAATTAATAAAAACACCAAATGAGTTACCGGCCCCAGAAATTCCATTGGCATCAGTGCCAATATAGTTTCCCTGTATTTTATTTCCCGTGCTATTGATGAGGATGCCAATATTGGTAAAACGATTAATAATTAGGCCTTTTATAATACTTCCGCTAGAGCCTCCCGCTAGGGTTAAACCATTTACACTACTTCCCGCTAAAGCTCCATTGAGTTCTATTAAAGGCGTTGCTGCAAAACTTGTGCCATCAATGGTGACTTGTTCTGTAATAGCTGGTAAAGCCGAGGCTAAATTAATGGTTTTAACTCCACCACCAGGAATATCAAAAGTAATTGTATTGGCTCCGGCGATCGCATTAGCATTCAGAATGGCCTGGCGCAGACTTCCTTCGCCACTATCATTGGTATTAGTAACAACAAAGTCATTTTGGCTAATTGTTATCGTGCCGTTAGTATTGGTTCCTAAGTTATAATTTAATCCGCCATTATTAAGCGTTAAAGTAACTGTCTCATCGGCCTCGGCCTGGATATCATCAACAGGGGTTACAGTGAGATTAACGGTGTTAGAGCCAGTATTGAAGGTGACGGTAACTGTATTTCCACTAACATTAACTGCTCCTCCCGAAGCCGAGAAATTATAATCACTGATGTTAGTAGCGGTTCCGCTTAAACTCAGTTGAACGGGTAGAGCATCACTCAGGGCCCCGGTAGGAAGCTCGCGAGTTAATCGGAAATTGCCTGTATTACTCGCTGATTCAGTGGCCGTGTTATCTGTCGCTGTTAGGCTTACCGTCGGGGGGACATATTCAAAGGCCCCAATGTCATCATTAGTTCCTTGGGGCCGACTAATGCCCCGTTGATCCGTGGTAAGAGTTGTATTACCGGCTCCAATGGCAGGGCTACCCGGCAAAAGTGCATGGGTCGGGGTCGGGCCGACGTTATTCTGCAACGGGCCGAGTAAGGGATTGGTGTTGGGTTTATCGCCAGTAGCCGTTAAGTTGCCCGTGCCATCACTACTGATGTTGTAGCCGAGGGATTGAACTGAAGCTCCCGTACCACTATTGGATACATTAATGGTATTGCCTGCAAAAATACTGTTGCTGTATTGAGCAACTGCTTCAGTAGCCCCATTTTGAGAAACGTTGACTAAGCCAATACCAAGAGGGCTGCTTCCAGCATTATTTACAATGGTTGTATTGGTTAGGCTTAAAAAACTGCTACTGCCAGAACCATCTGCAAAGTGAGCAATCCCCCCTATCTGACCTGCACTATTTCCACTAACTGTAACATTAGAAAAATTGGCATTGACATTGTAAAGAGCTCCTCCACCAAAAAAGTTAGAGTTATTATTACTTATAGTGCTATTCGTCCAGTTGACTGTAACTCCACCTTGAGTGTCAAACCCTCGAATGTAAAACCCTCCTCCAGTGGAGGCATTATTGCCAGTCACATGGACTTGATTGATATTGAAGATGTCATCGTTGTCATCGTCACCCATGTAAATTCCCGCACCAATACCTGCTGAGCCACCAGTAATGGTTAACCCCGACAGATTATAGGTATTAGCCCCCGCCGGACCTTGAAACACGAAAACACGGGAGCTACCATTTCCACTAACTGTTAATAAGTTTGCCCCAGGGCCTGTGATAGTCACACTATCCGTAATCGTTAGTTCTCCAGAGGTCAGATTAATCGTGTCGGCAATTCCATCAGTGAAGACGCTGCCAGTGAAGGTAATGATGTCGGCTACTCCAACAGTGGCATTAGCGTCGAGAATAGCTTGACGTAAACTGCCTGTACCACTGTCGTTAGTATTGGTAACGTTTATGGTTGCCGCTTCCACTTGTAAAGATTGCCCATCGACGAGGATCGTAAAATTATCATCTTGGGTTTTCAGACTTTCTATACCTAATTCGCTTAGTTGAACACCCAATACTAAGTTTGCAAATATCTCCCCTTCATCACCCGGACTATCTTGACTATTGACCAGTGCATCCACGGCATGGCCAATTTCTTCGAGGATAACGGCAACTAGTTGGACTTCGGTGGCGGTGGCTACAAATCGATCAGAGAGATAAATTTTATTGATGCTTTGGGCATAGGCCCCTACCGCAGAACCCAAAACTTCGGCACTGAGCATTTCAATGGCAGGCACATCACTAAAGTCCTCACTGGCCCAACGACTTCGCAGGGCTTCCGCGGCGACAACATCATAATTTTGTCCATAGATAATCTCGAAACTCTGCCAAAAATTTTCTAAGCCGGCAAAAGCAGATAGTTTCTCATAGACTAAGGACAAATCAGGATTGTAAGCGCTCATAGAAAATTTCTAAATAAATAAAGCGGATGTATTGTTAAAATAAAAACTTAACATTTAGATCTGTTGTAGATAGTATTCTTTTGCTATCAACCAAGCTGTAAGTATAAACAAGCACAAAAAAATCGAGCAGGATAGATTTTTTCTATGTACAGCCTCTAGTCTAAGTAAATTTACGCACAGGGGTTAATTCTAGCTGAAAAATAACAAGAGTGGCAAAGGGGCTAGTTTTAGATACTTTTCTTCATAATTCACCACAGGACATTACCCCACCAACGACGCTCACTTTAAATTTTTTTTCAATCGCCAGACAAAGCAGCATTATTTATGTAACCAGATCAAGACAAATCTAACCTCAACTAAGACAACGACCGGAGATTAGTAAACACCCAAAATGACCTTTAGACAAGCTGCCGTCACTTTTTTCTTACTTATTTTCGGTATCATGTCCTAGCCTACACGATCTTTGCCATATCTACTATGGTAATTTTATAAGAAATAACCAAGGCTAAGAAAACTGAAAATATTCTAGATGCCCAACATAGACTCCATTCTTTCCCAGCGAAGATAAAAAGATCCAAACAGGGATTGATCAACATTTAGCCAAAATTTAAGTCAAAATTTCTCCGCCCACCAGCTTTTCATACCTCTGGGATAATTCTTTTTGTAAATCAGGATGGGCTTCTAAACTAGGATACTCCGCCATCATGGTTTCCGCCGCTTCCCTCGCCA containing:
- a CDS encoding Hsp70 family protein, which encodes MSYAIDFGTTNTVIARWNEATRQGELIDLTSLSRPLGDSGPLIPSLIYVENAALGQVAIARQVLDRGRDIPTDVRFFKNFKRGIGAVVQGFLPQLDGQTLTFEKLGQWYLEKIVQTLTEQEGKEPDCLALTVPVDSFESYRHWLSETCHSWGIEEIRLLDEPTAAALGYGVEDASQILVLDFGGGTVDFSWVQLGDGGEKSRSGFLLKWSGIITGSQAGEKSALAKVVAKAGANLGGSDIDYWISEYFTEAQGLQVSPWIKRLAERLKIALGETEEATEVYFDDQAFESYEFQLRRSDLTEILQQRQFFARLTALWEQVQRTAQRRGLTPNHLDAVLVVGGTSRLPMVQDWINAQFPASKIRNQHPFGAIALGALQIYQGRQVQDYLYHSYGVRYWNRRKNSHNWHPIIKSGQGYPMAEPIELTLGASLNNQPSIELIVGELGSSIGATEVYFDGNQLITRVLENQEFTVQPLNDRNGARQIAQLSPPGVPGGDRVKVKFWVDDQRYLRLTVEDLLQQKLLLENQAVAQLR
- the sppA gene encoding signal peptide peptidase SppA; amino-acid sequence: MIWPFKTSTRKKIARIEVTGAIAGGTRKAVLKALKTVEEKKYPALLLRIDSPGGTVVDSQEIYTKLKQLSEKIKIVASFGNISASGGVYIAMGCPHIMANAGTITGSIGVILRGNNLERLLEKVGVSFKVIKSGPYKDILSFDRELLPEEQTILQELIDDSYGQFVSTVAAGRNLPVEKVKEFADGRIFTGQQALALGLVDRLGTEEEARQWAATLAGLDAEKAELDTIEDPKPFVRRITGGDSQLQTLANNLGLTETLKWCEFELSTSGQPLWLYRP
- a CDS encoding calcium-binding protein — protein: MEENTDTTNLVKVVDIIIIDNALGTNNLSLSGNDATLFEIIGTGLFIKAGTNLDFETQSSFDVTVEVDDPALGSIFEDSVNFSFTLTNINEIDGNNFANFLFGTRNNDLIRGFGGNDILFSNGGNDTLYGGLGYDYLDGGIGDDILHGGENGDILLEGYGNDVLIGGLGIDKLSGGFGDDKFVYSALDEAGDVILDFNRSRDQLVLTELFTGLGYNGTNPIVDGYLRFNRLGFSAQVRIDADGLTNGSNYITLTTLVGVLPSNLSLGTNVVI
- a CDS encoding NAD(P)/FAD-dependent oxidoreductase produces the protein MITTDIVIIGAGHNGLVCAAYLLQRGLGVTLLEKRDVPGGAATTEALMPELSPEFRFNRCAIDHEFIFLGPVLQELNLAQYGLEYLFCDPSVFCPGLDGQAFMAHRSLSKTCAHIAEYSPRDAEKYQQFVNYWTDLLKAVQPAFNAPPQALLDLALNYGWDNLKSVLAIAGSKTKALDFIRTMIGSPEDVLHEWFDSERVKAPLARLCSEIGAPPSQKGSSSGMMMVAMRHLEGIARPKGGTGALTNALVKLVQAKGGKILTDQIVKRVLVENNQAIGVEVASGEQYRAKKGVISNIDARRLFLQLVEPGALAKVDQNLGERLKRRTVNNNEAILKIDCALSGLPHFTAMAGPEDLTGTILIADSVRHVEEAHALIALGQIPDANPSLYLDIPTVLDPTMAPPGKHTLWIEFFAPYRIAGLEGKGLMGTGWTDELKEKVADRVIDKLTDYAPNLKSLIIGRRVESPAELAQRLGSYNGNVYHLDMTLDQMMFLRPLPEIANYQTPIKNLYLTGAGTHPGGSISGMPGRNCARVFLKQQRRFW